From Cytobacillus sp. IB215665, the proteins below share one genomic window:
- a CDS encoding helix-turn-helix domain-containing protein, which produces MKNKVEILMHPVRMKISQVLMRNNKNGLTPLEMVKLIKDVPQATLYRHIQVMLEADVISVLKEKKVKSVSEKYYILNEDAARLNIAEWKTISNEKKIDFVSYYQLTLLNQYQSYLTKLEEQGNSEDGATFSVVELKLNDEKFLEFQSDLNTLITKYYNHANDRNEEDIPVRTLAVTIIPES; this is translated from the coding sequence ATGAAAAATAAGGTAGAAATCTTAATGCACCCTGTAAGAATGAAAATTTCTCAGGTGCTTATGCGAAACAATAAAAATGGACTTACGCCATTAGAAATGGTTAAGCTCATTAAAGATGTACCCCAAGCAACACTATACAGACATATACAAGTTATGCTAGAAGCTGATGTTATCAGCGTATTGAAAGAAAAAAAGGTGAAATCTGTTTCGGAAAAGTATTACATTTTAAATGAAGATGCAGCTAGATTAAATATTGCAGAATGGAAAACAATTTCTAATGAAAAAAAAATAGATTTTGTTTCCTATTATCAATTGACACTTTTAAATCAATATCAAAGTTATTTGACTAAACTAGAAGAGCAAGGTAATTCAGAGGATGGTGCTACTTTTTCGGTAGTGGAACTAAAATTAAATGATGAAAAGTTTTTAGAATTTCAAAGCGACCTCAATACATTAATAACTAAATACTACAATCATGCTAACGATCGTAATGAAGAAGATATTCCAGTTCGAACACTTGCAGTTACTATCATTCCTGAATCTTAA
- a CDS encoding AzlD domain-containing protein encodes MLSMIEMRFVDDMEILLIIIGMAIVTFIPRVIPAFVINFVTFPDWVNRWLSYIPYAALGALIFPGILTIQEDNIFIGLTGGIVAVLLSLLRLHILLVLTGSIVAVVFMLIIM; translated from the coding sequence ATGTTATCAATGATAGAAATGAGGTTTGTAGATGATATGGAGATATTATTAATCATTATTGGTATGGCAATTGTTACATTTATACCTCGTGTTATCCCAGCATTTGTAATTAATTTTGTTACATTTCCCGATTGGGTTAATCGTTGGTTATCATATATCCCATATGCAGCATTGGGGGCACTGATTTTCCCAGGAATTTTAACAATTCAAGAAGATAATATATTTATTGGCTTAACCGGAGGAATTGTTGCTGTATTATTGTCGTTATTACGTTTACACATTTTGTTAGTGTTAACAGGTTCAATCGTAGCTGTCGTTTTCATGTTAATAATTATGTAG
- a CDS encoding glycine--tRNA ligase has product MSVTMDQVVAHAKHRGFVFPGSEIYGGLANTWDYGPLGTELKNNIKKAWWNKFVQQSPYNVGLDAAILMNTKTWEASGHLGNFNDPMIDCKKCKARHRADKLIENALEDKGIELVVDGLPFEKMEELMTEHQITCPDCGSDDFTSIRQFNLMFKTHQGVTESSTNEIYLRPETAQGIFVNFKNVQRTMRKKLPFGIAQIGKSFRNEITPGNFTFRTREFEQMEIEFFCKPGEEIDWFDYWKEQAEQWLLSLGMTKGHIRLRDHSDEELSHYSNATTDFEYKFPFGWGELWGIASRTDYDLKQHMEHSGEDFNYIDQTTNERYIPYCIEPSLGADRVTLAFLIDAYEEEALEDGTSRTVMHFHPALAPIKAAILPLSKKLSDEAKQVFQDLAKDFMVDYDDAGSIGKRYRRHDEIGTPYCITYDFDSKDDNMVTVRDRDTMEQQRLPINELKSFLEEKVRF; this is encoded by the coding sequence ATGTCAGTAACAATGGATCAGGTTGTAGCACATGCGAAACATCGGGGGTTTGTTTTCCCAGGTTCAGAAATATACGGAGGTTTAGCTAATACATGGGATTATGGACCACTAGGTACAGAGTTGAAAAATAATATTAAAAAAGCTTGGTGGAATAAATTTGTTCAGCAGTCACCTTATAATGTAGGACTTGATGCTGCCATCTTAATGAACACAAAAACATGGGAAGCATCTGGTCATTTAGGAAATTTCAATGATCCGATGATTGATTGTAAAAAATGTAAAGCAAGACATCGTGCCGATAAGTTAATTGAAAATGCACTTGAAGACAAAGGGATTGAACTGGTAGTTGATGGGCTTCCATTTGAAAAAATGGAAGAATTGATGACTGAGCATCAAATTACATGTCCAGATTGTGGAAGTGATGATTTTACTAGTATTCGTCAATTCAACCTTATGTTTAAAACACATCAAGGAGTTACTGAATCAAGTACCAATGAGATTTATCTACGACCTGAAACTGCTCAAGGGATCTTTGTTAACTTTAAAAACGTTCAGCGAACAATGAGAAAAAAGTTACCTTTCGGTATCGCTCAAATAGGAAAAAGTTTTCGTAATGAAATTACGCCTGGTAACTTCACGTTCCGTACAAGGGAATTTGAACAAATGGAAATTGAGTTTTTCTGTAAGCCTGGTGAAGAAATTGATTGGTTTGACTATTGGAAGGAACAGGCTGAACAGTGGCTACTTTCTTTAGGTATGACGAAGGGTCACATTCGTTTGCGGGATCATTCTGATGAAGAATTATCTCACTACAGTAATGCTACAACTGATTTTGAATATAAATTCCCATTTGGCTGGGGTGAGTTATGGGGAATTGCATCTCGTACGGACTACGATCTTAAGCAGCATATGGAACACTCAGGTGAGGACTTCAATTATATTGATCAGACGACAAATGAACGCTATATTCCATATTGTATTGAGCCTTCGCTTGGTGCGGACCGTGTAACATTAGCATTTTTAATTGATGCTTATGAAGAAGAAGCATTGGAAGATGGGACTTCTCGAACAGTGATGCATTTTCATCCTGCTTTAGCACCTATTAAGGCTGCAATATTGCCATTATCAAAAAAACTATCCGATGAAGCAAAACAAGTATTCCAAGATCTTGCTAAAGACTTTATGGTTGATTACGATGATGCTGGCTCGATTGGGAAACGTTATCGTCGACATGATGAAATTGGAACACCATACTGTATCACATATGATTTCGATTCGAAGGATGATAACATGGTAACCGTTCGTGATCGCGATACAATGGAACAACAGCGTTTACCGATTAATGAATTAAAAAGCTTCCTAGAAGAAAAAGTTAGATTTTAA
- a CDS encoding MarR family transcriptional regulator has product MNNDDLLKLDNQLCFSVYALSREITKMYRPLLDELGITYPQYLVLLVLWESGESTVKELGEQLFLDSGTLTPLLKRMQDGGLIVRERSSVDERRVLIKLTEGGKLLQEKAICIPMSLIDNGEMSSNELVSMRKLVQQLLNQVHQVNTKK; this is encoded by the coding sequence ATGAACAATGATGATTTACTTAAATTAGATAATCAACTCTGTTTCTCTGTTTATGCCTTATCTAGAGAAATTACTAAAATGTACCGACCATTATTAGATGAGCTTGGCATAACATATCCTCAATATCTTGTTTTACTTGTACTGTGGGAAAGTGGAGAGAGCACAGTGAAAGAATTAGGTGAACAGTTGTTTTTAGATTCTGGGACTTTAACTCCCCTATTAAAAAGAATGCAAGATGGAGGGTTGATCGTTAGAGAAAGGTCAAGTGTTGATGAAAGAAGAGTATTAATTAAATTAACCGAGGGCGGGAAACTTTTACAAGAAAAAGCTATTTGTATACCAATGTCATTAATTGATAATGGTGAGATGTCATCTAATGAATTGGTTAGTATGAGGAAACTAGTTCAACAGCTACTTAATCAAGTACATCAAGTGAATACAAAAAAGTAG
- a CDS encoding organic hydroperoxide resistance protein: protein MEAIYTAKATVQGGREGKVSSSDGAIQLDLSMPKELQGPGGSGTNPEQLFAAGYAACYESALKLVARNKKMAIGDTQVTAQVSIGNDPAGGFKLAVQLDVKIPGVEVDVAKELIQEAHHVCPYSKATRGNIDVVLRVVK, encoded by the coding sequence ATGGAAGCAATTTATACAGCAAAAGCTACAGTTCAAGGTGGAAGAGAAGGAAAGGTTTCTTCAAGTGATGGGGCTATTCAATTAGATTTAAGCATGCCGAAAGAGCTTCAAGGTCCTGGTGGAAGTGGAACTAACCCAGAGCAATTATTTGCAGCAGGATACGCAGCTTGTTATGAAAGTGCATTAAAATTAGTTGCTCGTAATAAAAAGATGGCAATTGGAGATACTCAAGTAACTGCACAAGTATCCATTGGAAACGATCCAGCTGGCGGATTTAAATTAGCAGTTCAACTTGATGTGAAGATTCCTGGTGTAGAAGTTGATGTGGCGAAGGAATTAATTCAAGAAGCTCATCACGTTTGCCCGTATTCAAAAGCTACTCGTGGTAATATCGATGTAGTATTACGTGTTGTAAAATAA
- a CDS encoding PLD nuclease N-terminal domain-containing protein, whose translation MKLHYGLDELKGIDFMPLLPVILPVIALSTLLVLIALIDLYRHRNTRKNVLMWSFIILLVNTFGPVFYFIHGRKDGEVR comes from the coding sequence ATGAAGTTACATTATGGGCTGGATGAATTAAAAGGTATTGATTTTATGCCTTTGTTACCTGTTATTTTGCCAGTTATAGCATTGAGCACACTATTGGTTTTAATTGCGTTAATTGACTTGTATAGGCATCGAAATACGAGAAAGAACGTACTTATGTGGTCTTTTATTATATTGTTGGTAAATACATTTGGACCGGTATTTTATTTTATTCATGGGAGAAAGGATGGTGAGGTAAGATGA
- a CDS encoding ABC transporter ATP-binding protein has product MNLEVNNVTKKFKGKLAVNHFSMDIKTGECVGLIGPNGAGKSTLLKVISDIIFPNSGEVLLDGKHVSKMKREIGYLPQHPEFFPWMTAVETLMFMGQLSNVNKEELTNLIPNVLEKVGLKGEENAKVGTFSGGMKQRLGIAQALLHRPALIVMDEPVSALDPIGRREVLNLIEEIKKETTVLLSTHILADAEEICDRFIIIKNGKKIKDTTATNLLSQYSQKILKVVIDRKDRKWVEVVKALPYVKEVEVTGHTLKIKVENIETSKDLLLKNALEHEVNLVKFEIDSDTLEEIFLRLVVGA; this is encoded by the coding sequence ATGAATTTAGAAGTTAACAATGTAACAAAGAAATTTAAGGGTAAATTGGCTGTAAATCATTTCTCAATGGACATAAAAACAGGAGAATGTGTAGGCTTAATAGGCCCAAATGGCGCGGGGAAATCTACATTATTAAAAGTGATATCCGATATTATTTTTCCCAATTCAGGAGAAGTGCTACTAGATGGGAAACATGTTTCAAAAATGAAGAGGGAAATCGGTTATTTACCTCAACATCCAGAATTTTTCCCATGGATGACAGCCGTTGAAACATTAATGTTTATGGGTCAGTTATCTAATGTAAACAAAGAGGAATTAACTAACTTAATACCTAATGTTTTAGAAAAAGTGGGATTGAAAGGAGAAGAAAATGCAAAAGTAGGTACATTTTCTGGTGGTATGAAACAGCGTCTTGGTATAGCTCAAGCTTTGTTACATCGACCTGCACTTATCGTAATGGATGAACCAGTATCAGCTTTAGATCCGATAGGGAGAAGAGAAGTGTTAAATTTGATCGAAGAAATTAAAAAGGAGACAACAGTATTATTATCAACTCATATACTTGCAGATGCTGAAGAAATATGTGATAGATTTATTATTATTAAAAATGGGAAGAAAATAAAAGATACTACTGCGACCAATTTGTTAAGTCAGTATAGTCAAAAGATCTTGAAAGTAGTGATTGATAGAAAGGATCGAAAATGGGTTGAGGTTGTAAAAGCACTTCCCTATGTGAAGGAAGTAGAAGTCACTGGACATACATTGAAAATAAAAGTCGAAAATATAGAAACAAGTAAAGATTTATTGTTAAAAAATGCATTAGAACATGAAGTAAATTTGGTAAAGTTTGAAATTGATAGTGATACATTAGAAGAAATTTTCTTAAGATTGGTGGTGGGAGCATGA
- a CDS encoding AzlC family ABC transporter permease, which yields MPSINVEQKNISQRKKLQNSNLFLKGSRVALPIAIGYFPIAVTFGMIAVQSGLSLWHSTFMSIAVFAGASQFMAAGMVMVNATVIEIIVATFVLNFRHFIMSMSFINKLNHIPIKWKALLSFGITDETFSVFSLQGKEKDATNQFFILGIFATAYLSWIAGTLVGGLFSSIFPPVISQGMSVGLYAMFIALVVPVARKSRLVLSIVVISMVICTFASMIVSSGWAIVIATLISSLIGVFFKEREFIQQNS from the coding sequence ATGCCTAGCATAAATGTTGAACAAAAAAACATATCCCAGAGAAAAAAACTCCAAAATAGTAACTTGTTCTTAAAAGGGTCAAGGGTTGCTCTACCAATAGCGATTGGTTATTTTCCGATTGCAGTTACATTCGGAATGATTGCTGTTCAATCAGGTTTGTCGCTATGGCATTCAACCTTTATGTCAATCGCAGTCTTTGCTGGTGCAAGTCAATTTATGGCAGCCGGTATGGTGATGGTCAATGCAACTGTAATCGAAATTATTGTAGCTACATTTGTCCTTAATTTTCGTCATTTCATTATGAGTATGTCATTCATAAATAAACTAAACCATATTCCTATTAAGTGGAAAGCTTTGTTATCTTTCGGTATAACAGATGAAACATTTTCAGTATTTTCATTGCAAGGGAAAGAAAAAGATGCCACAAATCAATTTTTTATTCTAGGCATATTTGCAACAGCGTATTTATCATGGATAGCAGGGACTCTAGTTGGTGGACTTTTTTCAAGCATTTTTCCACCGGTTATTAGTCAAGGTATGTCCGTCGGTCTCTATGCAATGTTCATTGCCCTAGTAGTACCAGTAGCGCGGAAATCAAGGTTAGTATTGAGCATCGTTGTAATAAGTATGGTCATTTGTACATTTGCGTCAATGATTGTAAGCTCAGGTTGGGCTATTGTCATAGCTACACTTATAAGTAGCCTCATAGGTGTATTTTTCAAAGAACGAGAATTTATACAACAAAATAGCTAG